One stretch of Carassius carassius chromosome 18, fCarCar2.1, whole genome shotgun sequence DNA includes these proteins:
- the LOC132092680 gene encoding syntaxin-binding protein 6-like isoform X1 → MNIQSAISREIFVPRDEKLLVAIEVMRRMKNKGLSFLRAGRKRNYLTYLCLSVTNSRPTQVLITKVKRYRGTRQFAKRSQWSMEQLRQVNGINPDKDTPEFDLVFDRTTDQWVASSAAEKCIFVQVLYHACQNYWEAKLAQANPASPGDQKTPGAPENKKSPGAPSQTSFVNCQQKLMGDACSVNMVIYRCKIFFNRMKNSLTANQGRPQREAAAVKASRSRSRSSPSPLAVRKMGNVMRRASQVLSERGERLTIKPAT, encoded by the exons ATGAACATCCAGTCAGCCATCAGCCGTGAGATCTTTGTCCCAAGAGATGAAAAGTTACTGGTAGCCATTGAGGtgatgaggaggatgaagaacAAAGGACTGTCCTTCCTCAGAGCAGGTCGCAAGCGGAACTACTTAACCTACCTCTGCCTGTCAG TTACTAACAGCAGACCAACTCAAGTCCTCATCACTAAAGTTAAGAGATATCGGGGAACGAGGCAGTTTGCTAAGAGGTCTCAGTGGTCCATGGAGCAGCTTCGCCAGGTCAATGGCATCAACCCCGATAAG GACACTCCTGAGTTCGACTTAGTGTTCGATCGCACCACTGATCAATGGGTGGCCAGCTCAGCTGCAGAGAAATGCATTTTTGTGCAGGTTCTCTATCATGCTTGTCAAAACTACTGGGAGGCCAAGCTCGCCCAAGCCAACCCAGCGTCCCCCGGAGACCAGAAGACACCAGGAGCTCCGGAGAACAAGAAGAGCCCTGGTGCTCCAAGCCAAACTAGCTTTGTCAACTGTCAGCAAAAGCTAATGGGAG ATGCCTGTTCTGTTAATATGGTCATCTATCGatgcaagattttttttaacagaatgaAAAACAGTTTGACTGCAAACCAGGGTCGGCCTCAGCGTGAAG CAGCAGCTGTTAAAGCGTCCAGGAGCAGGAGCAGGAGCAGCCCGTCTCCTCTGGCCGTGAGGAAGATGGGGAACGTGATGCGGAGGGCCAGTCAGGTTCTGAGTGAACGCGGGGAGCGTCTGACCATAAAACCTGCCACTTGA
- the LOC132092680 gene encoding syntaxin-binding protein 6-like isoform X2, producing the protein MNIQSAISREIFVPRDEKLLVAIEVMRRMKNKGLSFLRAGRKRNYLTYLCLSVTNSRPTQVLITKVKRYRGTRQFAKRSQWSMEQLRQVNGINPDKDTPEFDLVFDRTTDQWVASSAAEKCIFVQVLYHACQNYWEAKLAQANPASPGDQKTPGAPENKKSPGAPSQTSFVNCQQKLMGDACSVNMVIYRCKIFFNRMKNSLTANQGRPQREAAVKASRSRSRSSPSPLAVRKMGNVMRRASQVLSERGERLTIKPAT; encoded by the exons ATGAACATCCAGTCAGCCATCAGCCGTGAGATCTTTGTCCCAAGAGATGAAAAGTTACTGGTAGCCATTGAGGtgatgaggaggatgaagaacAAAGGACTGTCCTTCCTCAGAGCAGGTCGCAAGCGGAACTACTTAACCTACCTCTGCCTGTCAG TTACTAACAGCAGACCAACTCAAGTCCTCATCACTAAAGTTAAGAGATATCGGGGAACGAGGCAGTTTGCTAAGAGGTCTCAGTGGTCCATGGAGCAGCTTCGCCAGGTCAATGGCATCAACCCCGATAAG GACACTCCTGAGTTCGACTTAGTGTTCGATCGCACCACTGATCAATGGGTGGCCAGCTCAGCTGCAGAGAAATGCATTTTTGTGCAGGTTCTCTATCATGCTTGTCAAAACTACTGGGAGGCCAAGCTCGCCCAAGCCAACCCAGCGTCCCCCGGAGACCAGAAGACACCAGGAGCTCCGGAGAACAAGAAGAGCCCTGGTGCTCCAAGCCAAACTAGCTTTGTCAACTGTCAGCAAAAGCTAATGGGAG ATGCCTGTTCTGTTAATATGGTCATCTATCGatgcaagattttttttaacagaatgaAAAACAGTTTGACTGCAAACCAGGGTCGGCCTCAGCGTGAAG CAGCTGTTAAAGCGTCCAGGAGCAGGAGCAGGAGCAGCCCGTCTCCTCTGGCCGTGAGGAAGATGGGGAACGTGATGCGGAGGGCCAGTCAGGTTCTGAGTGAACGCGGGGAGCGTCTGACCATAAAACCTGCCACTTGA